The following are from one region of the Candidatus Goldiibacteriota bacterium genome:
- the obgE gene encoding GTPase ObgE, with protein MFVDHVQIMIESGKGGNGASTFRREKYVPKGGPDGGDGGRGGHVYFVADRHLNTLVDFHFNKLYKAEKGVNGAGSQMHGRNGKDLYIHVPLGTVIMNAATNEIVADLVKEGDKVLAAGGGRGGRGNIHFKSSTRQAPRFYEKGEPGIELSIALELKLLADVGIIGMANAGKSTLLSKISNARPKIGNYPFTTLVPVLGIVKVDAENAFVAADIPGLIEGASEGKGLGIEFLRHIERTKVYVHVVDPTQGDAFDNYKMINKELAKYSGKVGKRPQVAVINKSDLLSDDEKKEIKDKFKKKKIPVEFISAHKEENLRKVVVKAYDILKKMPVEKEEISTVYYREEADSAPQLEKAGAHVFVLRHRPTERYVEMLDFSEMETVEVFKRYLEKSGMNEFFKANGVTNGDVLVIADRDFIYDDEE; from the coding sequence ATGTTTGTAGATCACGTACAGATAATGATTGAATCAGGCAAAGGCGGCAATGGCGCTTCCACATTCAGGCGCGAAAAATACGTTCCCAAAGGCGGACCGGACGGCGGCGACGGCGGGCGCGGCGGCCATGTTTATTTTGTGGCGGATCGGCACTTAAATACCCTTGTGGACTTTCATTTTAACAAGCTGTATAAAGCCGAAAAGGGCGTTAACGGGGCCGGCAGCCAGATGCACGGAAGAAACGGAAAAGATTTATACATCCACGTGCCGCTTGGAACCGTTATCATGAACGCGGCGACAAATGAAATAGTTGCTGATCTTGTAAAAGAAGGCGACAAAGTGCTTGCCGCGGGCGGCGGGCGCGGCGGCAGGGGAAATATACACTTTAAAAGTTCCACCAGGCAGGCGCCAAGGTTTTATGAAAAAGGCGAGCCGGGAATAGAACTAAGCATCGCTTTAGAACTTAAGCTTCTGGCCGATGTGGGCATTATTGGAATGGCAAACGCGGGTAAGTCCACGCTGCTTTCAAAAATATCCAATGCCAGGCCAAAGATAGGAAACTACCCGTTCACCACGCTTGTGCCTGTGCTTGGAATAGTAAAAGTGGATGCTGAAAACGCGTTTGTAGCGGCGGACATTCCGGGGCTTATAGAAGGCGCGTCAGAGGGAAAAGGCCTTGGAATAGAATTTCTACGCCACATAGAACGCACAAAAGTTTATGTTCACGTTGTGGACCCCACGCAGGGCGACGCGTTTGACAATTATAAAATGATAAACAAAGAACTTGCCAAGTACAGCGGCAAAGTGGGCAAACGTCCGCAGGTGGCTGTGATAAATAAATCTGACCTTTTAAGCGATGATGAGAAAAAGGAAATTAAGGATAAATTTAAAAAGAAAAAAATACCCGTGGAATTTATATCGGCGCATAAAGAAGAAAACTTAAGAAAAGTTGTTGTGAAAGCTTACGATATTCTTAAGAAAATGCCGGTAGAAAAAGAGGAAATATCAACGGTTTATTACAGGGAAGAAGCGGATTCCGCCCCACAGCTGGAAAAGGCCGGAGCTCACGTTTTTGTGCTGCGCCACAGGCCGACTGAGCGTTATGTGGAAATGCTTGATTTTTCAGAGATGGAAACAGTGGAAGTGTTCAAACGTTACCTTGAAAAAAGCGGTATGAATGAATTTTTTAAGGCAAACGGCGTGACAAATGGCGATGTTCTGGTAATTGCGGACAGGGATTTTATTTACGACGACGAAGAATAA
- the rplU gene encoding 50S ribosomal protein L21 has translation MYAIVEIAGKQYKLTEGAVINVDKLNQEGNEINFDKVLLLVSDSDIKVGNPTIPNVQIKAEIVDKEVKGDKIVVFKWKRAKNSKKRMGHRQKYTKIRILKIEA, from the coding sequence ATGTACGCGATAGTTGAAATAGCAGGCAAACAGTACAAGCTTACCGAAGGCGCGGTAATTAACGTGGACAAACTTAATCAGGAAGGCAATGAAATTAACTTTGACAAAGTGCTTCTTCTTGTATCCGACAGCGACATTAAAGTTGGTAATCCCACAATCCCGAATGTTCAGATTAAAGCTGAAATTGTTGACAAAGAAGTAAAAGGGGACAAGATTGTTGTGTTCAAATGGAAGAGGGCAAAGAACTCCAAGAAAAGAATGGGACACAGGCAGAAATACACTAAAATAAGAATATTAAAAATAGAAGCATAA
- a CDS encoding T9SS type A sorting domain-containing protein, translating to MLKRFLILLILQVFAVCAAFAAGPKIISAVMNPSNPKFGQEVTVTVEFCASKYSATAINIAVSSFSTKAPEGTVGQIFLVSSLGIDVPSENPNPYGEIHYIAADSDIVAVNNCIDCGSDTNSRIITKQYVFHIPDISKFPGCEISDFYLHVGLNDYFIRSSEWIALDSCSSVSASWTIPYPGEVLELKNAKTEGKASLDGDLVLFSCDYAYTGGVLNIESALPADGKLKIVSCGPSEYVMASPTAGSQSGTITWVLQDRMGMPALSSGRLWFTARLQKPPAVDDEKIAVPFNASLGSKTKSLSASLTVNQNRVLLNLSQSKSSAMIGDTVTYVINYAASSSALRFVDLFDNMQGIYTASVPPLGWKYVSDAGAYGTWSALSICSTGNKYLESSSVSNVYPGMVLDDAVQSNAEFCTGTILTDVRIQPGSNPGADAQVIIRSNGLADTLNSMYSLLLSIDSSPNGYVSFQKCVNGNCTWPSYTSTFIINPDTWYSVKVEASSEFYFSAKVWKKGEPEPSAWTLVYNDVNGLADGMNCSSGASWRPGINHQGYSSDTKNNYDDFMVFNSGAGIISGAVVYDTVPAGIIYLGNSNSGTITGDFLSWTIGTLAESSGAFTWWGKVNACGSITNTAGFSGASPFVPVFSNTLLLQSEPCYVTPVVTPTVTITPCVNTPFSYVINPMGGQEYVSLMQADGNASASCGSIQLVEVAFQQQAGGFYWDFSGNTWSLASPDWNAATGTDNWTFTNMPLFNPGESYTIFSRSTDTLGNVEMPGLGNTFSIVNPSPTVTVTATNTVTESATGTATSTATQTSTNSVTQTVTGTITQTASPSATQTNTQTGTPTITLTNSPSNTNTKTATQTATKSSTLTATQTITLTATSSTTMTITATVSGTNTPSVTRTNTQTDTPTDTPVDTVTDTKTPTPSETYTYTETPTDTFTLTPTDTFTATNTFTYTYTPTITPTFTNSPTPKIDTALDRNYAEPLKGDDIKISVKAAAAGELVEIKVYNLSGEKIRQFNFITASAGWNEGFWDCKNDAGKTAGQGLYFIRITREGTVETRKVFIIK from the coding sequence ATGTTAAAAAGATTTTTAATACTGTTGATTCTGCAGGTATTTGCCGTGTGCGCGGCGTTTGCCGCGGGTCCAAAAATAATTTCGGCTGTTATGAACCCGTCAAACCCGAAGTTTGGGCAGGAAGTAACTGTTACCGTTGAATTCTGCGCGTCCAAATATTCCGCAACTGCAATAAATATTGCCGTCAGCAGCTTTTCAACAAAAGCGCCTGAAGGCACTGTTGGACAGATTTTTCTTGTAAGCAGTTTGGGTATTGATGTTCCAAGTGAAAATCCCAACCCATATGGGGAAATACATTATATAGCGGCAGATTCAGACATAGTGGCGGTAAACAATTGCATTGACTGCGGCAGCGATACAAATTCGCGTATTATAACAAAACAATATGTTTTTCACATACCGGATATTTCAAAGTTTCCCGGCTGTGAGATTTCTGATTTTTATCTTCATGTAGGCCTCAATGATTATTTTATAAGGTCATCTGAATGGATTGCCCTTGATTCGTGCAGTTCGGTATCCGCATCCTGGACAATCCCATATCCCGGAGAAGTGCTGGAACTTAAAAATGCAAAAACAGAAGGCAAGGCTTCTTTAGACGGTGATTTGGTCCTGTTTTCCTGTGATTATGCCTATACAGGCGGCGTCCTTAATATTGAATCTGCGCTTCCTGCTGACGGAAAACTTAAGATAGTATCTTGCGGACCTTCTGAATATGTTATGGCGTCGCCCACGGCGGGCAGCCAGTCCGGCACTATAACTTGGGTGCTGCAGGACAGGATGGGTATGCCGGCTTTATCTTCCGGCAGATTATGGTTTACCGCAAGGCTGCAAAAGCCGCCGGCTGTTGACGATGAAAAAATTGCCGTGCCGTTTAACGCTTCGCTTGGTTCAAAAACAAAATCATTAAGCGCGTCTTTAACTGTGAATCAAAACAGGGTGCTGCTTAATTTAAGCCAGAGCAAATCTTCCGCCATGATAGGCGATACTGTAACGTACGTAATTAATTACGCGGCATCTTCATCAGCGCTTAGATTCGTTGATTTGTTTGATAACATGCAGGGGATATATACCGCTTCTGTTCCGCCTTTGGGCTGGAAATATGTAAGTGACGCGGGCGCATATGGAACGTGGTCTGCGCTTTCTATATGTTCAACAGGCAATAAATATCTGGAATCATCCTCGGTATCAAATGTGTATCCGGGCATGGTGCTTGATGACGCGGTTCAGTCAAACGCGGAATTCTGCACGGGTACAATTTTAACGGATGTCAGAATACAGCCCGGAAGCAATCCCGGCGCTGACGCGCAGGTAATAATACGAAGCAACGGCCTTGCCGACACGCTTAACAGCATGTATTCGCTTCTTTTATCAATAGACAGCAGCCCTAACGGATATGTGTCATTTCAAAAATGCGTTAACGGTAACTGTACGTGGCCGTCTTATACAAGTACGTTTATAATAAATCCTGATACGTGGTACAGCGTAAAGGTTGAAGCTTCTTCTGAGTTTTATTTCAGTGCAAAAGTGTGGAAAAAAGGTGAGCCGGAACCGTCTGCGTGGACGCTTGTATATAATGATGTAAACGGGCTTGCCGATGGAATGAACTGTTCAAGCGGAGCGTCCTGGCGCCCGGGAATAAACCATCAGGGTTATTCATCTGACACAAAAAATAATTATGATGATTTTATGGTTTTTAATTCCGGAGCCGGAATAATAAGCGGTGCTGTTGTATATGATACTGTTCCTGCAGGAATAATTTACCTTGGAAATTCAAATTCAGGGACAATAACAGGTGATTTTTTATCGTGGACCATAGGGACGCTTGCGGAATCATCAGGCGCGTTTACCTGGTGGGGAAAAGTAAACGCGTGCGGCAGTATCACAAATACCGCGGGCTTTAGCGGCGCCTCTCCTTTTGTCCCTGTGTTTTCAAATACGCTGCTGCTGCAAAGCGAGCCGTGCTATGTGACGCCTGTTGTGACGCCGACAGTGACAATAACACCGTGTGTCAATACTCCTTTTTCATATGTTATCAACCCTATGGGGGGGCAGGAATACGTGTCGTTAATGCAGGCTGACGGCAATGCGTCCGCCTCATGCGGAAGCATACAGCTTGTGGAAGTGGCGTTTCAGCAGCAGGCAGGCGGGTTTTACTGGGACTTTTCGGGAAACACCTGGTCGCTTGCTTCGCCGGACTGGAACGCGGCAACTGGAACAGATAACTGGACGTTTACCAATATGCCGTTATTTAATCCGGGAGAATCATATACAATTTTCAGCAGGTCTACGGACACTCTTGGTAACGTTGAAATGCCAGGCCTTGGAAATACCTTTTCAATAGTAAATCCCTCACCGACTGTTACGGTCACTGCAACAAATACAGTTACAGAAAGTGCTACAGGGACAGCGACATCCACGGCAACACAGACTTCCACAAATTCTGTAACGCAGACTGTAACAGGAACAATAACCCAAACCGCATCGCCTTCCGCCACGCAGACAAACACGCAAACCGGAACGCCCACAATAACATTGACAAACAGCCCTTCAAATACGAATACAAAAACAGCGACACAAACGGCAACTAAATCATCAACTTTAACCGCCACTCAGACAATAACTTTGACTGCAACTTCAAGCACAACAATGACAATCACAGCCACTGTTTCGGGAACAAACACACCTTCCGTAACGCGGACAAATACACAGACTGACACTCCCACTGATACGCCTGTCGACACGGTTACGGACACAAAAACGCCGACTCCAAGCGAAACATACACTTATACAGAGACACCCACGGATACATTCACCTTAACGCCCACGGACACATTTACCGCGACAAACACATTTACTTATACATATACTCCTACCATCACCCCTACATTTACAAACTCTCCCACTCCAAAAATTGATACGGCGCTGGATAGAAATTATGCGGAGCCGCTAAAGGGCGACGACATAAAAATTTCCGTTAAAGCCGCTGCGGCCGGAGAATTGGTGGAAATTAAGGTCTATAATTTATCAGGGGAAAAAATAAGGCAGTTTAATTTTATAACCGCGTCAGCAGGATGGAATGAAGGATTCTGGGACTGCAAAAATGACGCGGGCAAAACGGCAGGACAGGGATTATACTTTATCAGAATAACAAGGGAAGGAACCGTTGAAACAAGAAAAGTGTTCATTATAAAATAA
- the proB gene encoding glutamate 5-kinase: MYNRIVVKIGTNLIADEKGLRETFLKDFVRQVVELRKAGKEMIIVSSGAIGSGLIRMNMQKRQFTLQEKQAIAAIGQPVLMNRYKKLFRDNDVTVAQILLNHDDVKDKARNMNARNTLLKLIEWGVVPIINENDTVATEEIKFGDNDALAGIVGSLVNADLVAILTSVDGVYDKNPGRYSGAKKIEVIEDVEATIKEVETDGVTSGGTGGMLSKLETARNLNHAGIPLIIANGNLKNVLIKSAGGENTGTLIVRKGHRAESKKRWILLTLKAKGNIIIDDGAKKALLDSGKSLLAVGIAAVNGKFSLGDAVEIEDKAGTRIAKGVVNYSSEDVNLIKGRKKEEIKKIMKDNYYTEVIHRDNLFVYR, translated from the coding sequence ATGTACAACAGGATAGTGGTAAAAATAGGGACAAATCTTATAGCTGACGAAAAGGGATTAAGGGAAACTTTCCTTAAGGATTTTGTCCGCCAGGTGGTGGAACTGCGCAAAGCCGGAAAAGAGATGATAATTGTATCATCCGGTGCTATCGGTTCCGGGCTTATCCGGATGAACATGCAAAAAAGGCAGTTTACCCTTCAGGAAAAACAGGCCATAGCCGCCATAGGGCAGCCTGTCCTTATGAACCGTTATAAAAAACTTTTCAGGGATAATGATGTGACAGTCGCCCAGATTCTTTTAAATCACGACGATGTAAAAGATAAAGCAAGAAACATGAACGCAAGGAACACCCTTTTAAAGCTTATTGAATGGGGCGTGGTGCCCATAATAAATGAAAATGATACCGTGGCAACGGAAGAAATAAAGTTTGGGGACAATGACGCGCTTGCCGGAATTGTAGGCAGCCTTGTAAACGCGGATCTTGTGGCGATTTTGACATCTGTTGACGGAGTGTATGACAAAAATCCCGGCAGATACAGCGGCGCAAAAAAGATAGAAGTTATAGAAGATGTTGAAGCCACAATAAAAGAGGTGGAAACAGACGGCGTTACATCGGGGGGCACCGGCGGGATGTTATCAAAACTTGAAACGGCGCGTAACCTTAACCACGCGGGAATTCCTCTTATAATAGCTAACGGAAATTTAAAAAACGTGCTGATTAAATCTGCCGGCGGTGAAAACACCGGCACATTGATAGTGCGCAAAGGGCACAGGGCAGAATCCAAAAAACGGTGGATTCTTCTGACGTTAAAAGCTAAGGGCAATATAATAATTGACGACGGCGCCAAAAAAGCGCTTTTAGATTCGGGTAAAAGCCTTCTTGCGGTGGGTATAGCCGCTGTAAACGGAAAATTTTCGCTTGGCGACGCTGTGGAAATAGAGGATAAAGCAGGCACAAGAATAGCAAAGGGTGTCGTGAATTACTCTTCAGAGGACGTCAATTTAATCAAAGGAAGAAAAAAAGAAGAAATTAAGAAGATAATGAAAGACAATTATTACACGGAAGTTATTCACAGGGACAACCTTTTTGTTTATAGATAA
- the rpmA gene encoding 50S ribosomal protein L27, with the protein MAHTKAQGSTRNGRDSAGQRLGTKAGDSQLVSGGSIIVRQRGTKITAGTNAGMGKDHTIFAKVTGRVKFTTSAGGKKVSIIPVK; encoded by the coding sequence ATGGCACACACGAAGGCACAAGGTTCTACAAGAAACGGGCGCGACAGCGCGGGACAGAGGCTTGGTACAAAAGCGGGCGATTCACAGCTGGTTTCAGGCGGCTCCATAATAGTAAGGCAGCGCGGCACAAAAATCACAGCCGGAACTAACGCCGGTATGGGCAAAGACCACACAATTTTCGCAAAAGTAACCGGAAGGGTAAAATTTACAACTTCCGCAGGCGGAAAAAAGGTAAGCATTATCCCTGTAAAGTAA